AGGCGCTTCGGAAAATGCACGGTGCCGGACGAGAGCACGGCGCGCAGCTCTTCATAGGTTTGCGGTTTCGTGTAGCCAAGTGCTGCCAGAGAACGGCCCTGTTTGCGGCTCTCGCCGCTGCCGACCCGACCGGGTGAGGTTCGCGCGCCGCTCATGGGATGGGCCGGGTTTGAAGTACCGCGCAGAAAGGTGAAGACCGCCAATTGTCGAAGTTGGCGCCGCCCCTCATCCGCCTGCCGGCACCTTCTCCCCGTATAGTGACGGGGAGAAGGGGGCTGGCCGCAGCCTCGGCGCCTTTCCTGCAACGCTCGCGATTGGCGAAACCGCAGATGAGAGCGCCCCTCTCCCCGTCACTATACGGGGAGAGGATGCCGGCAGGCAGGTGAGGGGCAGCGCCAGTGCCCGGAAAACTGGGCGAACTCAAAAGCTGACGCAATTGGCCTGCTTCCACTACCCAAACCCTCCTCTGCCATTTTCGTGCAAGCCTAGTGCGGCACGATCGTTTTACAAAACAAAATTTGGAAAAGCTGTTCGAAATTGGCGGAGAGCTCCCTATAGTCCCGCTGTCAATGACAGCCATCCGGGAGGAATCGAAACATGGTCTATGCAACCGCTGACGGAACCTCGCGCCGACGCCTCAACGTCGGCATGGTCGGAGGTGGCCGCAGCGCCTTCATCGGCGCGGTGCACCGGCTGGCCATGCGGCTCGACGACCAGATCGCCCTTGTGGCGGGTGCGTTGTCCTCCGATGCGGAGAACGCCGCGGCCTCGGCCGCCGAGATCGGCATCGCGCCCGAGCGCAGCTATGCCGACTATCATGCCATGGCGAAGGCGGAAGCAGTGCGGCCGGACGGCATCGAGGCGGTGGTCATCGTCACGCCCAACCATCTGCATGCGCCGATCGCGACCGCCTTCCTCGAGGCCGGCATCGACGTCATCTGCGACAAGCCGCTGTCGACGACGCTCGCCGAGGCCGAGGCGCTGGTGGCGCTGACAAAGGCGAAGAAACGCCGCTTCGTCGTCACGCTCAACAACACCGGCTACGCCATGGTGCGCCAGGCGCGCGAGATGGTCGCGGCGGGCGAACTCGGCCGCATCGTTTCCGTGCATGGCGCCTATATCCAGGACTGGCTGACGCAGCCGATCGATGCGCAGGGGCAGAAGCAGGCCGAATGGCGCACAGACCCGGCGCGCGCCGGGCAATCGGCGGTGCTTGCCGACATCGGCGTGCACGCCTTCAACCTGGCGAGCTACATCTCCGGCTTCGAGGCCGAGGCGGTTTCGGCCGACCTCTTCACCGCCGTGCCCGGGCGCCGGCTCGACGACAATGCGCATGTGCTGGTGCGCTGGACGGGCGGCGCGCGCGGAACGATCCTCGCCAGCCAGACCTCGCCCGGCCACTACAACGACCTTTCGGTGCGCATCTATGGCGAGAAGGCCGGGCTCGAATGGTCGGGCACGAGGCCGGAGGAGCTGCGCTTCTCGCCCTATGGCGAGGAGACCCGCATACTGGTGCGCGGCGGCCACGGCTCGACGGCGGAAGCCCGGCGCGTCTCACGCATGCCGGCCGCGCATCCCGAGGGCTATATCGAGGCCTTCGCCAATTTCTACCGCGACGCCGCCGACATCATCCGCGCGCATCGCTCGGGCGGAACCGTCGATGCGGCGAGGGCGGCGCAAGTGCCTGACGTGGTCGACGGCGCGCGCGGGGTGAAGTTCGTCGCAGCGGCGGTGGAGTCGAACGCGGCAGATGGGGCATGGACGCCGGCGCTGCTCGGATAAATGCCGCTGGCTCAGGCTCTGGATCGCGGTCAATCCGCATCGCGACCTGCAGCGGGGTGATCCGCCTGTCGATGCTCGTCGCCAATCACGGGTGAAAGCCCATCGAGCACCAGGCTCCGGAACATGGCGTCGACCTCAGACGGCAGCAGCCCAGGCTTGCGCTCGAACCACCAGTTCAGGGTCGTAAGGAAAGCGCCGACGACGAATTGCACGACGAAGTCGCGTGGGATGGTGCCGTCCTGGAGGGTGGAGGACAGTTCCTGCCGCACCATTTCCGACAGGATCAGGCGGATCTCGTTCTCCGTCACGGCGCCGCCTCGCCCGCCAATCATCGTCCGGAAGTGGTCGGCGTACCGGGCCGCATGCTCGAACATGGCCGCGCTGAAGCCGAGCGAATCGTCCTGTGGTGCTCCAGCTGTTGCAGGCACGGCGGATTGCGCCTCTTTCAGCTCTTCCCGAAGCAGCTGGAAGCCGCTGCGTAGCAGGTCCTCCTTGCCGGCATAGTGCGCATAGAAGGTCGAGCGGCCGACATCGGCTTCATCGATGATGTCCTGTACCGAGAGGGCCTCATAGCCCTTGCGCAGCATGAGCGTCAGCAGCGCCTGGTGAAGGGCCTTGCGCGTACGGGCGGCCCGTCGGTCGATTCCGCGCGGCATGGATCACTCCTCCCTTTGCCAATCCGCTCCCGGATAGCCTTTCTCCGCACGTTTTCCAGGACGGTGGGCCTGGCTTGTCCGCTAACGGACGTTCCATTTGCATCGTCCGTCGAATCTTCCGGACAGAATGTCCATTATCATACGGATTGTTTCGAACTTCACCAGTTGGCGGCCGCTGGACCGGCATTCGCCGGCTTGGCGCTGTTGAAGGTCTGGCGCTGCTGAAGAAAGGACGTGACGGACGTGCATCATATGCGAAGCGAAGTGCGTACCGCTGGGGCCGCAATCGGCCCGGAAGCCAATAAGGGCATCGGCTTCCCGCGTCTCTACGACCTGCTCGTTCTCATGCTGACGCGGGGGCGGGATCGGGCCTATCGCGAGGCGTTGCTCGATCTGGCCGGTTTGGCACCCGGCTTCCAACTGCTGGACGTCGGATGCGGCACCGGCACGCAGGCGATTTCCGCCTGGCGCCGCGTGCAGCCCGACGGATCGGTGGTTGGCGTCGACGTCTCCGAAAAGATGCTTGCCGCCGCTCGCCGCAAGGCGAGCCGGGCCGGCCTCGATATCCCGTTTCACCATGCCGATGCGGCCGCGCTGCCGTTCGCGGATGGTCGCTTCGACGCGGTCACTTTCACGACGGTGCTGCACATGGTGCCGGAGCCGCGGCGCAGCCTTTGCCTGCGCGAGGCCGCGCGCGTCCTGCCCCCGGGCGGGCGGCTGTTGCTGGTCGACTATGCCGGCCCCGTCAGCGAGCGCGGACACATGTCGGCAAAGCACGGCCTGCACGGCCAGTTCGATCTGCACCGCCTCCGCGAACCGCTGGCTGAGGCCGGCTTCGAGCGTATCGAAGGCGGTCCGCTCAACTGGCTCGGCCTGCATTACCTGCGCGCCGTCAGATCGTGAAGATTGTCGTCACGCCGATGATGGCCCTGCGTGCCCAACTATGGCGAACTACCCCTTGATCGCCGAGCCGACGATCGAATCGACGAAGAAGCGCTGCAGGAAGACGAAGAGCACGAGCGGCGGCAGCACGGCGAGCGTGGCGCCGGCCATCACCAGGCCGGTGTTGACCGCACCCCGGTTATAGCTGAGCAGCCGGCTGAGGCTGATCACGATCGGATAGGCGTCGGCATTGCCCTGCAGCACGGTGAGCGGCCAGAGATAGCTGTTCCAGTGGTAGACGAAGGCGAACAGCGCGAGCGCCGCGATCGCGGGCGCCACGCTCGGCGCCACGATCTTGAACAGGATGAGCAGCTCGGAGGCGCCGTCCATGCGCGCGGCGTCGATCAGGTCGTCCGGCACGCCGGCGATGAATTGGCGCATCAGGAAGATGCCGAACGCATTGGCGAGGTTGGGCACGATGATGCCGGCAAGGCTGGCGTTCAGCCCGATCGAGCCGACCATGCGGTAGAGCGGGATCAGCGTCACGATCGGCGGCAGGAACATGGTGGCGATCAGCAGCGAAAACAGCAGCGAGCGGCCGCGGAAAGAGTATTTGGCGAAGGCGTAGCCGGCCATCATGCTGGTGACCAGAATGCCGGCGGTGGTGACCGAGGCGATGACCAAGGAATTCCACATCGAACGGCCGACATTGATGACGCCGGCGACCTTTTCGTAGGCGTCGAGCGTCGGCGTGTGAGGGATCCAGACCGGCGGCACCTGCATGGTCTCGGCCGGAGTCTTCAGGCTGGAGAGCACCATCCAGGCGAGCGGAAAGGCGGAGGCCACGGCAACCAGAAGCATGGCCGTCGCAAGCAGCGCCTTGTTCCCTGACGGGCGTTTGCGGGACGGCGGACGGGCTGGCGTGCTCATTCGCCGTCCTTCCGGTTGACAAGTGAGAACAGCGCGGAGACGCAGACGATCAGCGACAGCATCAGCATCACCGCCATGGCGGAGCCCAGCCCGCCCTGCGCGCGTTCGATGCCGACGCGGCGGATATGGTAGGTGAGCACATTGGTCGAGCCCACTGGCCCGCCTTGGGTGATCAGCGCCACCGGCTCGAACACCTGCACCGCGTTGATGATGGCGATGACGGCGCTGAAGAGAAGCGTGCGCCGAAGCAAGGGCAAGGTGATGAAGCGGAATTGCTCTTGGCCGCTGGCGCCGTCGAGCGTCGCGGCTTCATAGAGGCTGCCCGGGATCTGCGTCAGCCCGGCGACCGCCAGCACGGTGAAATAGCCGACCTGCTGCCAGCCATTGAGCAGGACGATCGAGACCAGCGCCGAGCGCGGCGAGGAGAGCCAGGGCTGCGGACCGATGCCGACCAGGCCGAGCAGTTGATTGAGCGGGCCCTCGCTCGGCGAATAGAGTTTCGACCAGACCAGCGCGACGGCGATCATCGGCACCATGTAGGTGGAAAACAGCACCGTCCGCAGCGCGGTGCCGCCTGCAACCTCGCGCTGGTAGACCATCAGCCCGAAGACGACCGACAGAGGCAGGATGAGGACGACCGAGAGCGCGGTGTAGACAGCGGTGTTGAGCAGGGCCGACTTGAAATCGCGCCCGACGGAGGTCGGACCGAGGATCTCTTGGAAATTGCCGAGGCCGACGAAGCTCGCTTCGGAAAAAGGCGTTTGCGTAGACCAATCGCGGAAGGAGAGCCAGATGGTGAGCAGCATCGGCAAGAGCACGAACACGCCGATCAATGTCACGGCGGGCGCAAGCATGATGCCCGCCGAGGCACGAAAAGCTTTGGCCATTCATATGGCTCCGATGGCTGCCGGTCAAAGGCCCGAGCCTATTTCGCCGCGCGCTCCAGGATCGACGTGGCATCGGCCTCAGCGTTCGCCTGCGCATCCTTGGCCGAGACCTGGCCATACTGCAACGCCTCGAGCGTCTGCTGCAGGGATTCCGAGAATTCCTGGCCGCCGAGCACGACCGGGAAGGGCCGCGCATCGGCCAGCACGCTGACATAGCCGGAAAGGAATTCGGAGCCGAGCTTGTCCTTGTGCGCCTCGATGTCGGAGCTGCGCGAGGGCAGGATGCCCATCGACATCAAGATGTCCGACATGGCCGAAGCGCCGTTCTTGCCGGATTTCGGGCTGTTCAGCCAGGCGAGGAACTCCCAGGCCGCCTTCTGCTCGGCCTCGCCGGCCTTGGCGTTGACCACCGTCATCCAGGAATAGGAGATCGAATGCGGCTTGTCGCCGCTCGGGCCCACCGGAATCGGCGCGGTGGCGACATCTGCGAACTTGTCGCCCATGCCGGTCTTCAGCGCGCTTTCCCACCAATTGGCCATGATGATCATGCCGGTCTTGCCGGAGACGAAATTGTCGAGGAACGGACCGGTGGTGTTGGCGTCGGCGGTCGCCATCGCCGGATTGCTCGCGCCGGACTTTATCAAGTCTTCATAGAGCGCGAAGGTTTCGCCGGCCTGGGCGCTGTCCAGCGCCGGCTTGCCATCCTTGACCAGGTTGCCACCATTGGAGACGAGCAGCGAGGCGAAAGGATGGACCACGCCTGCTGCCCATGAGTTGATCATGCCGAAGCCCTGCTGGCCCTTGTCCTTGTTGGTCAGCTTCGCTGCGGCATCCTTGAATTCGGCCCAGGTCTTGGGCGGAGCGGCAATGCCCGCCGCCTTGAACAGTTCCTTGTTGTAGTTCAGCGCGTAAACGTCGATCTCGTTCGGAATGCCATAGAGCGTGCCGCCGACCGAGGCGGCGCTGACGACGCCCGCCGGCCATGCGCTCTTCACCTCATTGGCCACCGTTTCGGGGGCAGGGGCGACGAGCTTGTCCTTCGCCAGTTCCGGCAGCCAGAGGTCATAGATGCCGCCGATCGTCGGACCGTCGGAACCGCCGCCCTGCGAGCGCAGCGTGGTCAGAAGATCGCCGAAGGGAACCGCCCGCACGGTGATGCCGACATCCGGATTCTGCTTCGAAAAATCCTTGGCCGCCGCTTCGAGCAGCGCGACCGTCTCCGGCGACCAATGAGTCAGATAGGAGATGTTGACCGATTGCGCCCAGCCGGTCGCGGGGAGCGCGACGAGACCCGCGGCAAGAGCCAGTTTCGAGAACCAGGCAAGCGACATCGGCATCCTCCACACAAGCCGCGACAGAAGCAACGACGTTATGACAAGTTTGATCTCTGGCGCAAGCCCTAACGTGAGAACGTCAGTCGACGCCTTGTGGGTCAAAAATCCCAGGCTACAGCCGCTTGATGGTTTATAAATGAAATTCAAATGGATAATCGTGCCATCGCCTTTCCATTCGAGACTGCCGGATAGTTCTTCGCGGCCTTATGCTCTTGCGGTTGGCGTCATGTCGTTATAATGACTTTTCGAAAAAGCAGATGACTCTCTTGCGGCTTCGCTGCCGCGCGAGATCCAAAACCGAAAAATGGGAGAACCGGCAAATGAGCATGCTTTCAATCCACCGGCGCGCAGCGCTCGGCCTGATCGGCGGCCTCGCCGCCGCCTGCGCCGGCATTTTGACGACGGCGCCGGCCCGAGCCGACAGCACCGTGACGCTGTGGAGCTGGCGTACCGAAGACGAGGCCGCGATGCGCCGCATCTTCGATGCCTTCGAGAAGAACAATCCGGGCA
The window above is part of the Mesorhizobium sp. WSM4904 genome. Proteins encoded here:
- a CDS encoding Gfo/Idh/MocA family oxidoreductase, coding for MVYATADGTSRRRLNVGMVGGGRSAFIGAVHRLAMRLDDQIALVAGALSSDAENAAASAAEIGIAPERSYADYHAMAKAEAVRPDGIEAVVIVTPNHLHAPIATAFLEAGIDVICDKPLSTTLAEAEALVALTKAKKRRFVVTLNNTGYAMVRQAREMVAAGELGRIVSVHGAYIQDWLTQPIDAQGQKQAEWRTDPARAGQSAVLADIGVHAFNLASYISGFEAEAVSADLFTAVPGRRLDDNAHVLVRWTGGARGTILASQTSPGHYNDLSVRIYGEKAGLEWSGTRPEELRFSPYGEETRILVRGGHGSTAEARRVSRMPAAHPEGYIEAFANFYRDAADIIRAHRSGGTVDAARAAQVPDVVDGARGVKFVAAAVESNAADGAWTPALLG
- a CDS encoding TetR/AcrR family transcriptional regulator, with product MPRGIDRRAARTRKALHQALLTLMLRKGYEALSVQDIIDEADVGRSTFYAHYAGKEDLLRSGFQLLREELKEAQSAVPATAGAPQDDSLGFSAAMFEHAARYADHFRTMIGGRGGAVTENEIRLILSEMVRQELSSTLQDGTIPRDFVVQFVVGAFLTTLNWWFERKPGLLPSEVDAMFRSLVLDGLSPVIGDEHRQADHPAAGRDAD
- a CDS encoding methyltransferase domain-containing protein, coding for MTDVHHMRSEVRTAGAAIGPEANKGIGFPRLYDLLVLMLTRGRDRAYREALLDLAGLAPGFQLLDVGCGTGTQAISAWRRVQPDGSVVGVDVSEKMLAAARRKASRAGLDIPFHHADAAALPFADGRFDAVTFTTVLHMVPEPRRSLCLREAARVLPPGGRLLLVDYAGPVSERGHMSAKHGLHGQFDLHRLREPLAEAGFERIEGGPLNWLGLHYLRAVRS
- a CDS encoding carbohydrate ABC transporter permease produces the protein MSTPARPPSRKRPSGNKALLATAMLLVAVASAFPLAWMVLSSLKTPAETMQVPPVWIPHTPTLDAYEKVAGVINVGRSMWNSLVIASVTTAGILVTSMMAGYAFAKYSFRGRSLLFSLLIATMFLPPIVTLIPLYRMVGSIGLNASLAGIIVPNLANAFGIFLMRQFIAGVPDDLIDAARMDGASELLILFKIVAPSVAPAIAALALFAFVYHWNSYLWPLTVLQGNADAYPIVISLSRLLSYNRGAVNTGLVMAGATLAVLPPLVLFVFLQRFFVDSIVGSAIKG
- a CDS encoding sugar ABC transporter permease, whose protein sequence is MAKAFRASAGIMLAPAVTLIGVFVLLPMLLTIWLSFRDWSTQTPFSEASFVGLGNFQEILGPTSVGRDFKSALLNTAVYTALSVVLILPLSVVFGLMVYQREVAGGTALRTVLFSTYMVPMIAVALVWSKLYSPSEGPLNQLLGLVGIGPQPWLSSPRSALVSIVLLNGWQQVGYFTVLAVAGLTQIPGSLYEAATLDGASGQEQFRFITLPLLRRTLLFSAVIAIINAVQVFEPVALITQGGPVGSTNVLTYHIRRVGIERAQGGLGSAMAVMLMLSLIVCVSALFSLVNRKDGE
- a CDS encoding extracellular solute-binding protein, encoding MSLAWFSKLALAAGLVALPATGWAQSVNISYLTHWSPETVALLEAAAKDFSKQNPDVGITVRAVPFGDLLTTLRSQGGGSDGPTIGGIYDLWLPELAKDKLVAPAPETVANEVKSAWPAGVVSAASVGGTLYGIPNEIDVYALNYNKELFKAAGIAAPPKTWAEFKDAAAKLTNKDKGQQGFGMINSWAAGVVHPFASLLVSNGGNLVKDGKPALDSAQAGETFALYEDLIKSGASNPAMATADANTTGPFLDNFVSGKTGMIIMANWWESALKTGMGDKFADVATAPIPVGPSGDKPHSISYSWMTVVNAKAGEAEQKAAWEFLAWLNSPKSGKNGASAMSDILMSMGILPSRSSDIEAHKDKLGSEFLSGYVSVLADARPFPVVLGGQEFSESLQQTLEALQYGQVSAKDAQANAEADATSILERAAK